The genomic segment CGGTGCTGCGTTCGACTTTGCCGCGCGCAGCCGCGGTGGGGTGCTGCCCTGCAGATCCTGCACCAGAAGCTTCAGGTCGCCGAGTGTCACGGCGTTGGTGGCCCTGCTGACGCGCTCGCGATGTTCCTCGCCGGACAGCTCGCCGTCGGCCAGGGCGGTGTCGAGCACCGTACAGGTGTCTTGCCGGTCGGTGTCTTTGGCGCGGGTCGCGGTGGTCACTCCGCCGCCGAGTGGTGCGCCCAGCCATTTCGCCATGGGGATGATCGTAGAAGTCACCTGTTGTTACCGCGGCGCAGCGGCACCGACAGCCTCGGTTGCGTATCGGCGGTGCCGAGGGCGACGTACTCTGGTGAACGTGCGACTGCAGCGACAAGTGGTGGATTACGCGCTTCGGCGCCGCTCGCTGCTGGCCGAGGTGTACTCCGGCCGCACGGGCGTGACCGAGGTCTGCGATGCGAACCCCTATTTGCTGCGCGCCGCGAAGTTTCACGGCAAAACCAGCCAGGTGATGTGCCCGATCTGCCGAAAGGAACAGCTCACGCTGGTGTCCTGGGTGTTCGGCGACCACTTGGGCGCGGTGTCGGGTTCGGCCCGCACCGCAGAAGAGTTGGTCTTGCTGGCGATGAAGTTCACGGAGTTCTCGGTTCACGTGGTCGAGGTGTGCCGAACCTGCAGCTGGAATCACCTAGTCAAGTCGTATGTGCTCGGCGCGGAACGACCTCCCAAGGGAACCCGCGGTCCGCGAACGGCACGCAACGGCGCCAGCGCGGCCATTGAATAACGAAGGGCGCCACGATCAGTCGCCCGACGACCCGAGCAGGTCCGCGACTGAGCGTATGAGCAAGGAACCCCACGACGATCGTCCGGACGAGTCCGATCGTCCGGTGTCCCGCGGCGATGGCGGGACCCGTCGTCGCATTCCCCCCGACGATCGGCAGACGACGATCCTGCCGGCGATCGCCGACGACCGGTCTCCTCGACGGTCCGACCCGATCGACGAGGTCAAGGCTGCGCTGGGTGGTCCTGGGTCCAGGCCCGCGCCCCGCGATGCGATCGAGGAAGTGAAGGCCGCGCTCGACAGCCGGTCGTCGAGCCGGCCGCGGCACGACCGCCCGATGTACGGTCGCCCACCGGAAGGCCCGCCGCCGCCGCCTCCACCGCGACGGCCCGGCGACGCCGGGGGCCCGGATGTGCCGAGCCATCGGGCTGCGGCACCGAATTGGGTGGAGCAGATCAACTGGCGCTGGGTACGGCGCGCGGCCTACCTCAGCGCGGCGGTGCTGATCCTGTTGCCGATCGTGACCTTCACGATGGCGTACTTCATCGTCGACATTCCCAAGCCAGGCGACATCCGCACCAACCAGGTCTCGACGATCCTGGCCAGCGACGGCTCGGAGATCGCGAAAATCGTTCCGCCCGAAGGTAATCGGGTCGACGTCAGCATCAACCAGGTGCCGGTGCACGTGCGCCAGGCCGTAATCGCCGCCGAGGACCGTAACTTCTATTCGAACCCGGGGTTCGACTTCACCGGCTTCGCGCGCGCGGTGGAGAACAACCTGTTCGGCAACGGCGACCTGCAGGGCGGGTCGACGATCACCCAGCAATACGTGAAGAACGCGCTCGTGGGCTCCGCGCAGCACGGGTTCGCGGGCCTGCTGCGTAAGGCCAAGGAACTCGTCATCGCGACCAAGATGTCGGGGGAGTGGTCCAAAGACGAAGTGCTGCAGGCCTATCTGAACATCATCTACTTCGGGCGCGGTGCCTACGGGATCTCGGCGGCGTCCAAGGCCTACTTCGACAAACCCGTCGACCAGCTGACGGTTTCCGAGGGAGCGCTGTTGGCGGCGCTGATTCGACGGCCGTCCTCGCTGGACCCGGCCGTGGATCCCAAGGGCGCCGAGGCCCGCTGGAACTGGGTGCTCGACGGCATGGTGGAAACCAAGGCGTTATCGCCGAGCGATCGTGCGGCACAGCAATTCCCCCAGACCGTGCCGCCCGATCAGGCCCGCGCACAGAACCAAACCACCGGCCCCAACGGCCTGATCGAACGCCAGGTCACCAAAGAGCTGATGGAGCTGTTCAACATCGACGAGCAGACCCTGAACACTCAGGGATTGCAGGTCACCACCACGATCGATCCGAAGGCCCAGCAGGCCGCGGAGAAGGCCGTCTCGAAATACCTTGACGGACAAGACCCCGACATGCGCTCGGCGGTGGTGTCCATCGACCCGCACACCGGCGCGATCCGCGCCTACTATGGTGGCTCGGACGCGAACGGCTTCGACTTCGCGCAGGCCGGGCTGCAGACCGGGTCGTCGTTCAAGGTGTTCGCGTTGGTGGCAGCCCTGCAGCAGGGCATCGGGCTGGGCTACCAGGTCGACAGCTCGCCGCTGACGGTCGACGGCATCAAGATCACCAACGTCGACGGCGAGAACTGCGGCACCTGCAATATCGCCGAGGCGCTGAAGATGTCGCTGAATACGGCCTACTACCGGCTGATGCTCAAGCTCAAGAACGGACCGGCGGCCGTCGCCGACGCCGCACACCAGGCCGGCGTCGCCAAAAGCTTCCCCGGCGTTCCGCATACCTTGTCCGAGGACGGCAAGGGTGGTCCGCCGAACAACGGAATTGTGCTGGGCCAGTACCAAACTCGGCCGGTCGATATGGCCTCGGCATACGCCACGCTGGCCGCGTCCGGCGTCTACCACCCGCCGCACCTGGTGCAAAAGGTCGTCAATGCCGAAGGCCAAGTGCTTTTCGACGCCGGAACCTCCGACAAGGGCGCCGACCAACGGATCGACAAGGCGGTCGCGGACAACACCACCGCGGCGATGCAACCGATCGCCTCCTATTCACGCGGCCATGCCCTGTCGGGCGGCCGGGCGTCGGCGGCGAAGACCGGCACGGTGCAGCTGGGCGACAGCCAAGCCAACAAGGACGCGTGGATGGTCGGGTACACCCCGTCCCTGTCCACGGCGGTGTGGGTCGGGACCGTCCAGGACAATGTGCCGCTGGTAACCGCTTCGGGCGCAGAGGTTTACGGCTCGGGGCTGCCGTCGGATATCTGGAAGTCCACGATGGACGGCGCGCTGAAGGGCACCCCCAACGAGACCTTCCCCAAGCCGACCGAGATCGGCGGCTACGCGGGCGTACCCGCCCCGCCGCCGCCTCCGCCGCCCGCGGTGACCGTCATCCAGCCCACCATCGAGGTGGCCCCGGGTATCACCATCCCGGTGGGCCCCCCGACGACGATCACGGGGGCGCCCCCGCCACCACCGGGACAGGCACCACCGCCCGAACCGCCCGCCCCACCAATCGGGCAACCGCCACCGTGACCGGCGCTCAACAGCAGAGCGCCACCATTTCCCCGCGTACGCTGGCCGATGATCTGCGTAGCGCGGACAATCGCGATTGCCCCAGCCGCACAGACTCTTTGGGCGCTGCCCTGGCCGATGCCATCGGTGGACCGGTGGGCCGGCACGCGCTGATCGGCCGGGCCCGGCTGATGACGCCGGTGCGGGTGATGTTCGTGTTCGCTTTGGTGTTCCTGGCATTGGGCTGGTCGACGAAGGCGGCGTGCCTACAGAGTAGCGGCAGCGGAACCGGGGATCAGCGCGTGGCCAACTGGGACAACCAGCGCGCGTACTACGAGTTGTGCTACTCGGACACCGTGCCGCTGTACGGGGCGGAGTTGTTGAACCAGGGGAAGTTTCCGTACAAGTCGAGCTGGATCGAAACCGATTCCAGTGGTGCGCCGCAGACGCGGTATGACGGCAAGCCCGCGGTGCGCTACATGGAGTATCCGGTACTGACCGGGGTCTATCAGTACGTGTCGATGGCACTGGCCAAGACCTACACCGCGTTGAGCAAGCTCGCCCCGCTTCCCGTGATCGCCGAGGTGGTGGTGTTCTTCGACATCGCCGCACTAGGGCTGGCGCTGGCGTGGCTGGCGACCGTGTGGGCCACCGCGGGCCTGTCCGGTCGCCGCATCTGGGATGCGGCGCTGGTGGCCGCCTCGCCGCTGCTGATCTTTCAGATCTTCACCAATTTCGATGCGCTGGCAACGGGATTCGCGATGAGCGGGCTGCTGGCCTGGGCGCGACGAAAACCCTTGCTGGCCGGTGTGCTGATCGGGTTAGGCGCCGCGGCCAAGCTGTATCCGCTGCTGTTCCTGGGCCCGATGCTGGTGCTGGCCGTGCGCACGGGCCGCGTTCGTGCGTTGGTTCGAACGGCGACGGCCACCATGGCGACCTGGGCATTGGTGAATCTGCCCGTGTTGGTGCTCTTTCCGCGCGGTTGGTCCGAGTTCTTCCGCCTCAACGCCCGCCGCGGTGACGACATGGACTCGGTGTACAACGTCGTCAAGTCCTTCACGGGCTGGCCCGGCTTCGATCCGAAGCTGGGCTTCTGGGAGCCGCCCACGATGCTCAACACCGTGGTCGCGGTGTCGTTCGTGGTATGTTGTGCCGCAATCACATTCGTCGCGCTCACCGCGCCGCAGCGACCACGCTTGGCGCAGCTGTTGTTCCTCGTCGTGGCCGCCTTCCTGTTGACCAACAAGGTGTGGAGCCCGCAATTCTCGCTGTGGCTGGTGCCGCTTGCGGTGCT from the Mycobacterium lentiflavum genome contains:
- a CDS encoding DUF5318 domain-containing protein; amino-acid sequence: MRLQRQVVDYALRRRSLLAEVYSGRTGVTEVCDANPYLLRAAKFHGKTSQVMCPICRKEQLTLVSWVFGDHLGAVSGSARTAEELVLLAMKFTEFSVHVVEVCRTCSWNHLVKSYVLGAERPPKGTRGPRTARNGASAAIE
- a CDS encoding transglycosylase domain-containing protein, with protein sequence MSKEPHDDRPDESDRPVSRGDGGTRRRIPPDDRQTTILPAIADDRSPRRSDPIDEVKAALGGPGSRPAPRDAIEEVKAALDSRSSSRPRHDRPMYGRPPEGPPPPPPPRRPGDAGGPDVPSHRAAAPNWVEQINWRWVRRAAYLSAAVLILLPIVTFTMAYFIVDIPKPGDIRTNQVSTILASDGSEIAKIVPPEGNRVDVSINQVPVHVRQAVIAAEDRNFYSNPGFDFTGFARAVENNLFGNGDLQGGSTITQQYVKNALVGSAQHGFAGLLRKAKELVIATKMSGEWSKDEVLQAYLNIIYFGRGAYGISAASKAYFDKPVDQLTVSEGALLAALIRRPSSLDPAVDPKGAEARWNWVLDGMVETKALSPSDRAAQQFPQTVPPDQARAQNQTTGPNGLIERQVTKELMELFNIDEQTLNTQGLQVTTTIDPKAQQAAEKAVSKYLDGQDPDMRSAVVSIDPHTGAIRAYYGGSDANGFDFAQAGLQTGSSFKVFALVAALQQGIGLGYQVDSSPLTVDGIKITNVDGENCGTCNIAEALKMSLNTAYYRLMLKLKNGPAAVADAAHQAGVAKSFPGVPHTLSEDGKGGPPNNGIVLGQYQTRPVDMASAYATLAASGVYHPPHLVQKVVNAEGQVLFDAGTSDKGADQRIDKAVADNTTAAMQPIASYSRGHALSGGRASAAKTGTVQLGDSQANKDAWMVGYTPSLSTAVWVGTVQDNVPLVTASGAEVYGSGLPSDIWKSTMDGALKGTPNETFPKPTEIGGYAGVPAPPPPPPPAVTVIQPTIEVAPGITIPVGPPTTITGAPPPPPGQAPPPEPPAPPIGQPPP
- a CDS encoding glycosyltransferase family 87 protein, whose translation is MTGAQQQSATISPRTLADDLRSADNRDCPSRTDSLGAALADAIGGPVGRHALIGRARLMTPVRVMFVFALVFLALGWSTKAACLQSSGSGTGDQRVANWDNQRAYYELCYSDTVPLYGAELLNQGKFPYKSSWIETDSSGAPQTRYDGKPAVRYMEYPVLTGVYQYVSMALAKTYTALSKLAPLPVIAEVVVFFDIAALGLALAWLATVWATAGLSGRRIWDAALVAASPLLIFQIFTNFDALATGFAMSGLLAWARRKPLLAGVLIGLGAAAKLYPLLFLGPMLVLAVRTGRVRALVRTATATMATWALVNLPVLVLFPRGWSEFFRLNARRGDDMDSVYNVVKSFTGWPGFDPKLGFWEPPTMLNTVVAVSFVVCCAAITFVALTAPQRPRLAQLLFLVVAAFLLTNKVWSPQFSLWLVPLAVLALPHRRVLLAWMTIDAVVWVPRMYYLYGNPNRSLPEQFFTTTVLLRDIAVITLCALVIRQIYRPHEDLVRWDGRVDDPSGGPFDRAPDAPPGWLPDWLRPARSRRPSAPVPTFDTDTELETTTGQRQA